In one window of Cytophagaceae bacterium ABcell3 DNA:
- a CDS encoding NAD(P)H-dependent oxidoreductase codes for MVAIISGTNRKNSNSFEVAVIYKNLLKEKGIESEIISLEKLPEDFAFTALYERSGSNPLFNDLTLSLFKAKKIVFIIPEYNGSFPGILKAFIDGFSYPSPLKNKKCALVGISTGMSAGTIALSHFTDILNYLGVHVLAKKIKIPDVSNVLYKEKNKEHYLNMLSRQVEEFLSF; via the coding sequence ATGGTAGCGATCATATCCGGTACAAACAGAAAAAATAGCAACTCCTTTGAAGTAGCGGTTATTTACAAAAACTTATTAAAAGAAAAAGGTATTGAGTCAGAAATCATTTCTCTCGAAAAACTCCCTGAAGACTTTGCCTTTACAGCCCTGTATGAGCGATCAGGTTCAAATCCATTGTTTAATGACCTTACATTAAGCTTGTTTAAGGCAAAAAAAATAGTTTTTATCATTCCTGAATACAATGGATCCTTCCCAGGAATACTGAAAGCATTTATAGATGGATTCAGCTACCCTTCTCCTTTAAAAAATAAAAAATGCGCCCTGGTAGGCATTTCTACAGGTATGTCGGCAGGAACTATTGCGTTAAGTCATTTTACCGACATCCTGAATTATCTAGGAGTACATGTATTAGCCAAAAAAATAAAGATTCCTGATGTGAGCAATGTTCTGTATAAAGAAAAGAACAAGGAACATTATTTAAATATGTTAAGCAGGCAGGTAGAAGAGTTTTTATCTTTTTAG